CCGTCACTCTTCTGAATGATCAGGGGCGTGTCTTTCAGGTCGGGGAGATCGTCGAAGAACACCACCTTGGCGCCCTCACTCTCCCGGGCCAGACCCAGTCGAACGAACTCGTCCACCAGCGCCTGCAGGCGCGGATGGTAGAAACTTTCGCCCAGGGTGAAGTCGAATTTTACCCCCAATCGCTCGTAAATCCGGTCGAACTCGGCCCGGCTAAGGGCCGTCATTTGCCGCCAGATGGCCAGGTTTTCCGGGTCGCCGCCCTGCAACGCCACCAGCTCCTGCCGCGCCGCCTCCATCAGGGCCGGATCCTGCTGGCACGCAGCGTGCACGGTTTTGTACAGACGTTCCATCTCCGCAATGGCGTTGCGGCTCAGGGCGGCCGGGTCGAGGAACCGTTTCCAACCCAGCAACAACATCCCGAACTGCGTGCCCCAGTCGCCCAGGTGATTGTCGGTGATCACCCTGTGGCCCAGACGCCACAACGCGCGCGCCAGACTGTCACCGAGGATGGTGGACCGGATATGACCCACGTGCATGGGCTTGGCGACGTTGGGTGAACTGAAATCCACCACCACCGTCCGGGTGGCCGCCGCCCGGCCCACGAACGGCACCGGTTCCTCCGCCGCGGCAGCCAGGGCGGCCGCCACGGCTTCGGGACGCAGCCGGAAATTAATGAACCCCGGTCCGGCCACCTCGACCGAACTGCACAGATCCTGCAGGTTGAGCCGGGCCAGAACCTCCGACGCCAACTGGCGGGGATTCACCCGGCGGACCTTGGCCAGGCTCATGACCGCTACAGCCTGGTAATCGCCGAATTTCGGGTCGGGACAGGGCCGGACTTGGACGGTTTGCAGGTCCGCCTCGGGACAAACCTCGGCCACCGCCGCTCGCAAGCGTTCCTGAATGATCTCTGCAGGCAATGCCATGGAAACCCGTTTGTTCCCCGGATCGGAAAGCGGACCGACGGCAGGCCGCGGGCCGGACCATGGATCGGCGGCCCGCACGGCCGCGGCGCCTCATTTCTTGCCGCAATGCTGCCGGATGATGTCCATCATCGTCTCGGCGTCCGGGGCTTCCTCCAACGCCTTCCGGAACTCCGCCTTGTGCAGCAGTTTGGCAATGTTGGCCAGCGTGTGCAGGTGTTTCTGGAACTGGCCCTGCGGCACCAGAAACAGCATGACCAGCTTGACCGGCTGATTGTCCAGCGCCTCGAAATCCACACCGCGACGGGATCGGCCCAGAGCCCCCACCACCTCCTGAATCACGTCCGTGGAGGCGTGTGGGATCCCGATGCCGAAGCCGATGCCGGTGCTCATGGAGTTTTCGCGTTTCCGCACCACGGCCACCACCGCGTCCCGGTGTTCAGGCCGGATTTTCCCGGTGGCAACCAATACATCGACCAGCTCGTCAATGGCCTCCCAACGATTGGTGGCTTTGAGGTCCGTGACGATCTGATCCTTGGTCAGAATGTCGGCCAAATCCATAGTGTGCCGCAATCAGCCGGTGCATTTGGCCCGAACCCCACGCGGTTAGCAAGAAGGAATTCCAACTTTGGGCCCGGACCGGCCAACACCCTGCGGAAGCCCGGACCGCTTCGAGCCATGGCGAATCGGCACCGGACCATTCTGAAGACGGCGGCCCCCTGTGGACCTTCCCGGTGCACGCCCTGGGAGCATGAGCCGCCGCGCCCGCCGACCCAACAAGCCGTTGTGCCGGCCCCAAATCCCCGCCGGTGGCCCCAGACCCCCACGCTGGTTCCGCCGCTTTTCATTGAGGTTGCCGCTGGCACGCCCCCAAAAACCCCTCAGGCTGGAGGGGCTTGGGCCGGCCGGTTGGGACGGCCCCGAGGTTGAGACCGGTGGAGCACCCGGCCATGGAGATGCTCCCGACCTTGTCGAACCCCTTGGAAGGTCAACGGCCGGCCCAACCACGGCCCATTTGCGACCAGCTGCAGCCGCAGCCGCCGGGTGTGTCCCTTGAGGCCCGGGCGTCCGGGTGTGCCCGCAAAGCCGGTTTACCTTGGTGGTGCCGCCCCAAGGGCACCCGGAAACCTGCCACGCCCGCAACGTTCTCCCCCGGTCACCCTGAGGAGATGAGCGCCGGTGTTCCGGGCGCTGAAAATGGTGGGTTGCTTTTCAACTGGGCGCGTGGCACTTAGTCAGTGCAGCGAACCAAAATCATGGCAAAAGAAGAACCCATCGAGCTCACTGGAGTTGTGACCCAGGTCTTGCCGGGGACGATGTTTCGGGTGGCCCTCCCCAACGGGCATGAGGTTCTGGCGCACATCTCCGGCAAGATGCGGAAACACTTCATTCGAATCAGCGTGGGCGACAAGGTCAGCGTGGAAATGTCGCCCTACGACCTGAACAAGGCCCGAATCACCTACCGACATCCGTAGGGGGTGCGGGTGGGGGTAACGGACCGGTTTTTGGCGGGGCAGCCCTTGCACGGCTCCGGGTTCCGGAGCGGTGCAAGGGCGGTTCATTTGGCATCCAACACCTGCCGAATGCGCTCGAGCAACGCGTCGGGTTGGAACGGCTTGGACAGGAAGGCCTGGCCGGGCGCCAGGTCCAGTGTATGCCCGGCCAGTTCCTGGCTGTAGCCGCTTATCAGGATGACGCGCAGGGCCGGCTTTTGTGCCTGGAGCTGCCGGGCCAGCTCGCGGCCGTTCATGGGACCGGGCATGACCAGGTCGGTGATGAGCAGCTGGATATCTGAACCATGCCGGTTCCAGATCTCCAGGGCTTCTTCGGCGTCGCGAGCACTCCAGACCCGGTACCCGTACCGTTCCAACGCCGCATGGGTCAGCCGGCGCAAGGCTTCATCGTCTTCCACAAGCAACACGGTCTCGGTGCCGCCGGGTGGGGTGGCCCGTGCTTCGGCCCGGTTGGCGGTCGTAGGTTCGCCCGCCAGGGGCAGATGGATTGTGAAAGTTGTGCCCTGCCCCACGGCGGTTTCGACCTCAATCCAGCCATGGTGTTGCTGGACGATGCCATAGACGGTGGCCAGCCCCAGGCCGGTGCCTTTGCCGGGCTCCTTGGTCGTGAAAAAGGGTTCAAAGATGTGGCTCAGCACCTCCGGCGGTATCCCGCACCCCTCATCCTGGACGCGCAGGACGGCGTAGCGTCCCGGCCTGGCGGAAGGTTGGTGTTCCACGGTTTCAGGCCCGACAGTCAGTTCGGAGGTCTGGATGAACAACCTCCCGCCGCGGGGCATGGCGTCGCGGGCATTGACGGCCAGGTTCAAAAGCACCTGATCCAGCATCCCCGCGTCCGCGCGCAACCACAGGGGTGCAGGGTGGAGATCGAGTTGCAGGCGGATGTCCTCACCGATGATGCGCCGGAGCATCTTGGCCAGGCCGGTCACGCTTTCGTTCAGGTCCAGCGTCCGCAATTGCAGGACCTGCCGGCGGCTGAACAACAGCAGTTGCCGCGTGAGGTTGGCGGCCCGTTCGGCTGCGGCGTGGATTTGCCGGAGCCCCTCCCGGACCTCGGGCGTCAGAGACGCCTCCTCGCTGAGCAACTCGGCCTGCATGAGGATGGTGGTCAGGATGTTGTTGAAGTCATGCGCCACGCCGCCGGCCAGTCGCCCCACCGCCTCCATCTTTTGGGCTTGGAGCAATTGCTGCTCCAGCTCCCGTTCGCGGGTAATGTCGCGGGTGACGCCAACCCAGCGTTCCACGCGGGGACCGGCTCCGGCCGCCGGATAGATCCGGGACCGAACCCACCGGACACGCCCGTCCGGCCGCACGATGCGGTACTCAAGGTCCCGGGTACCGGACCCGTTACCAAGACGCGACAGGAAATGCTCGACCCGCTCGCGATCCTCGGGATGAACGTAGTGCATCCAAACCTTGGGGTTCTCCAGGAGCTGCTGGAGCGGCACCTGCCAGATTCGTTCGAAGGCGGGACTGATGTAGAGGAACTGTCCGCTGGCGGCGTCCTTGATCCAGAAACAGTCCTCGACCGTCGCAGCCAGCTGCCGGAACCGTTCTTCACTGGCGGCCAGGCGTGCCTCGGCCGCCCGCCGGGCCTCCTCCTTCGCCTGGGCCTCCAGGGCGAACCCGAGGTCCTGCGCCAACTCCTCGAGCAGCTGGATCTCCTCCGCGTCGAAAAAACCGGCCGTGGCAGCATACAGGTTGAACACGCCCTGCACCTGGCCTTCGACGAGGATGGGCAACGACGCCATGGCGCGATACCCCCGTGCAAGGGCCGCGGCACGCCACGGCTCGGCCTCGGGTGCGGTGGCAATGTCGTTGCACACCACGGGGTGACCGCCCGCCAGGGCCTCCCGGGTAAGCGTGCAACCCAGGGCCGCATCCTCCAAAAACCGCTGAACGATCCACAGGGTGTCGGGGTCTGCACCGGCACTGGCCACCACACGCAGCGGACCGCCCCGCGGTTCGCGCAAAGCAGCGCAGGCCATCACAAATCCGCCGGTGTGAACCGCAATGCGGCACGCCCCCTCCAGCAGCGCAGCGGGCCGCCGCTCGCGCACCAGAAGCTGATTGATTTGACTGAGGACGGCGTAGGTGCGGTTGAGGCGGACGAGCCGCTCCTCCGCCAGACGCTGTTCGGTGATGTCCTGGGAGGCCCCGTACACGCGCACCACCCGCGTGCCGGTCTCGTCAAAGACCGGTTCGGCGTAGTCGCGCAACCACCGCACCTCCCCCGTGGCGGTCACCCAGCGCATCTCGCAGACGTCCCGATGGCCGCTGGCGACCCGACGGGCGTGCTCAAGCGTTTTGGGCAGGTCCTCCGGGTGCACCAGGGTTTGCCAGCCGCCCCGGGCAATCACCTGCTCCAGCGTCAGGCCGAAAACCCGGGTGAACGAGTCCGTGACCCACTCCCCGATCAGTTCGCCCCCGGGGGTCACCCGGAAAATGTAGGCGTAGTCGGAAACCAGGTTGGCGATGATCCGATTGCGCGTCTCACTTTCGCGCAGGGCTTCTTCGGCCCGTTTCCGCTCGGTGATGTCAATGGCGCTGCCGATGGCCGCCGGCCGCCCCTCCCAGAGAATGGCACTCGCAGCAAAGTCAATCCAGCGTTCGCTGCCATCCTTGCGGAGGATCTTGAATTCGTATCGGGTGGGCACGGACTCGCCGCGCTGTCGGGCCAACCCGCGTTGTCGGACCAGCTCCCGATGATCCGGATGAACGACCTCCCAAAACCGGGTCTGGAGAAGTTCCGTTTCAGTCCGGCCGGTCAGCGTGCAGGCCGCCGGGTTCACATAGACGAAGTGCTCGCCGGCATAGACAAAGATGGCTGTGGCGGAACTTTCCGCCAGGCGCCGGAATCGTTCCTCGCTCTGGCGCAGTTTTTCCTGAAGGGCCAGCGTCTCCGTCACATCCCACAGCACGCTGACCACCCCGAAGAGTTGCCCGGCCGCGTCGAACAAGGGCGCTGCATGCGCCAGGACATCCCGTCGCGAACCGTAGGGCCGCTCGAGCCGCACAACTTCTCCACCCACGGGCTGACGCCCGGCCAGGCACCGGGCCAACCACAAGTCCGCCGGATCCAACGGCGCGCCGTCGGCCCGGTAAAACCGCGACGCACCACAAAACCGGTCGACCGGATCCCGGAGGCGGAGGTGGCGTCCAAACAGACTTTGTGCCTGCGCATTGTGGTACAGGATCAAACCCTCCGCGTCGCAAAGACATGCCGCCGCCGGAAGGGCATCCAGGGTCTGCATCAGATGGTCCCGGGCGCTCTGGAGCTCGGCGTTGGCCTGGCGTAGTTGAGCACACTTTTCCTCCAGCTTCCGGATCAACACACGGGCATGACGCTGCTGCAACACCGCCGGGTCGAGGTCGGGGGAAATCTCCGCCGCCCGGAGTTGCCTTTGACGGGCTTGATCCAACACCGACCGCAGCCGGTTCACAAACTCGTCCGGGTCCGCCGGTTTGAGAATGAACGCATCGGCTCCCAGGTCACGGACCAGCTGTTCATCCTCCGGTTCCTTGTAGGTGGCGGTGTAAACCACAAAAGGGACACTTCTCAGGGTCGCATCCGCCTTCCACTGCCGCAGCAGGGTAAAACCATCCATCACCGGCATCAGAAGGTCGCTGATCACCAGGTCGGGCCGACATTGTCGGGCCCGCTCCAGCGCTGCGGCACCATGTCGGGCTTCCACAACCTCAAACCCCTGGCCCGTCAGCAGCGAACGCAGCAGGTAGAGGTTGTCCTCATGATCATCCACAATGAGTACACGCATGATGAACCAGCCGGTTGAGGACCATTCAACTGAAAGGCTCTCACACCAGTATCCCCCGGGTCAATCCGGGTTCGAACGGTCGGGACCGCTCCGGAATCGCCGGATGTGCGGTCGGCACAGTAAAAGTGGGGCTGGACCCTGGTCGGCTTCATGGGGCGTTGGATCGATCCCGCCGGGGAGTTTCAGCCGCAGGTACCCCAACGTAAGCCTCCACCTCCCGGACGAACGTGTCGGGGTTGATCGGTTTCTCAATGTACCCGGTGCACCCGGCCGCCAGCGCCTTCTCCCGGTCGCCCACCATGGCGTACGAGGTCACAGCGACGATGGGTATGGACCGGAGCCCGGGCAGACGCCGCAGCGCACGGGCCACTTCATACCCGTCCATCCCCGGCAACTGGATATCGAGGAGAATCAGGTCGAACTGTTCCACGGCTGCCAGGGACAGGGCAGCCGGCCCGGTGGGGGCGTGTCGGATCTCGTGGCCGGCCTTTTCCAGCAGGTAGGTGGCCAGGTAACGATTGGCTTCGTTGTCTTCAATCAAGAGAATGCGCATGGTGAGGATGAACCCCGGGGTTCAGGGGGGTCGTGTTTGGGGGATTGCCCGTGGGGCCCCGGTGCCGTCCCGCCACCGCGGAGCCGGCCGGTGGGGAACCGTTCCGGCGCCGTGCCGGTTTTCCCGGGGTGGCACATGCGGCACTTGCATGGCCGGGAGGATGCTCATGTCGGTTTGTTCATGAGCCGGGACCCGTACTCCGCGCTTCTGATGCGCCCGGGTCTCCCCGCGGTTCAACGGGCAGCAGCAAGGTGAACACACTCCCCTGACCGGGTTGGCTGTGCACCTCGATGCGCCCGCCCAAAAGGTCGGCCAGACGCCGACAAATGGCCAGACCCAGGCCCGTTCCCTCATGGGGGCGGCCGGGTCCGGTCTGGAGCTGCTCAAAAGGTTGAAAGATTCGCTCCAGGTTCTCTGCCGCGATGCCGCAGCCCTTGTCCTCAACGCGGAACCGGAGCTCGCGTGCCGATTCCACCAGGTCCACCCAAACCCGGATTCGCCCCTGCTCGGTGAACCGGACGGCGTTGGCGAGAAAGTTCAGGAGAATCTGCTCCACCCGCCGGGCATCGCCCACGGCGCGGTCCACCGCCGGATGCAGCGCAAGTTCCATTGCCAGGCCCTTGGACTCGACCCGCGGGCGAACGGCCTCCACAGCCCGCGTCACCACCTCCCGGACACTGTAAGGGGCCGAGGCAACCTTCATCTGGCCCGCCTCAATCTTGGAAAGGTCCAGGACGTCATTGATCAGGTCCAGTAAATGCCGGGCGTTGTCGCGTACGATGGTGAGCTGTTTGCGTTGTTCCTCGTTCAGAGGCCCTGGCAGTTCTTTCAACAGAACACCGGTAAACCCGAGGATCGAATTCAACGGGGTGCGCAGTTCGTGGCTCATAACGGCCAAAAATGCCGATTTGAGTCGGTCGGCTTCCCGGGCGCGCGCAAGCGCGGTTTCGAGGGAGCGGTTGGCCTTTTGCAGTGCGTCCTCGTGGCGGCACCGCAGGTTGACCTCCCTTCGCAGCCACCCAAAGGTCACCACGAGGGTGACCATGCACAAGACACCGAAACCCAAAAGACCCACCCGTGTCCAAAGCGGCAGGTTCTGCGAGGCCCACCAAACCAGGAAAAACAACCACGCAACCCCCAGCAAAACGACCGCGCAGGCAAAGGCTGCGGAAACACGTCCGAGAGTCCCGGATGGGATAACCCCGAGGCATCCGGCTTTGCCGGTGTGGGTGGGCCCGGACATAAGCCTGCAAGGCCTCTTTACTCCAACCCGGCGAACCTTTCAAGTTCCCGAACCGCGACGCTTCCCGCCGGAAAGAAAAAAAGCTGACGGGCCGACCGCACCGGGGAGAATGGGGGTATGGCGCGGTGGCTCAAGGCGTTGGTGGCGGTGTTCCTGCTGCCGCTCTGTGTGGGGGCGTTTCAAACGCTGGCCCGGGTGATTTCCGCCAGTGGCGGCATGGCCACCTTTTGGTTGCCATTCCTCTGCGGGGCGGCCTGCTGGGTGGTGGTGTTCTGGCTGTTGCCACGGCCCATGTGGCTCTACGTGTTTGGTCACGAACTGACCCATGCCCTGGCAGCCTGGTTGTGCGGGGGCCGGGTCAAACGCATGCGGGTCAGCGCACGGGGCGGACACGTGCTCGTGAGCAAGACCAACTGGTGGGTAACCCTGGCCCCATACTTCGTCCCGATTTACGTGGTGCTCGTCCTGGTGGGGTTCGGCCTCG
This DNA window, taken from Limisphaera ngatamarikiensis, encodes the following:
- the argS gene encoding arginine--tRNA ligase — protein: MALPAEIIQERLRAAVAEVCPEADLQTVQVRPCPDPKFGDYQAVAVMSLAKVRRVNPRQLASEVLARLNLQDLCSSVEVAGPGFINFRLRPEAVAAALAAAAEEPVPFVGRAAATRTVVVDFSSPNVAKPMHVGHIRSTILGDSLARALWRLGHRVITDNHLGDWGTQFGMLLLGWKRFLDPAALSRNAIAEMERLYKTVHAACQQDPALMEAARQELVALQGGDPENLAIWRQMTALSRAEFDRIYERLGVKFDFTLGESFYHPRLQALVDEFVRLGLARESEGAKVVFFDDLPDLKDTPLIIQKSDGAFNYATTDLATLAYRIETWHPDEILYVTDARQQLHFRQVFAAFRKWRPEAAHVKLVHVWFGSILGEDGKPFKTRSGDTVKLEDLLDEAEERALAVVTAKQPDLPEADRRRIARVVGIGAVKYADLLSNRQSDYVFSWDRMLSLTGNTAPYLQYAYARIASIFRKGGLTHEAARASVAHGFTLQTPEELALGRHLLDFGLVLQAVAEDYRPNYLCNYLYELAGRFTRFYETCPVLRAAEPERSHRLYLCEVTARVLQLGLDVLGVEVLEQM
- a CDS encoding PTS sugar transporter subunit IIA, which encodes MDLADILTKDQIVTDLKATNRWEAIDELVDVLVATGKIRPEHRDAVVAVVRKRENSMSTGIGFGIGIPHASTDVIQEVVGALGRSRRGVDFEALDNQPVKLVMLFLVPQGQFQKHLHTLANIAKLLHKAEFRKALEEAPDAETMMDIIRQHCGKK
- the infA gene encoding translation initiation factor IF-1; this encodes MAKEEPIELTGVVTQVLPGTMFRVALPNGHEVLAHISGKMRKHFIRISVGDKVSVEMSPYDLNKARITYRHP
- a CDS encoding PAS domain S-box protein: MRVLIVDDHEDNLYLLRSLLTGQGFEVVEARHGAAALERARQCRPDLVISDLLMPVMDGFTLLRQWKADATLRSVPFVVYTATYKEPEDEQLVRDLGADAFILKPADPDEFVNRLRSVLDQARQRQLRAAEISPDLDPAVLQQRHARVLIRKLEEKCAQLRQANAELQSARDHLMQTLDALPAAACLCDAEGLILYHNAQAQSLFGRHLRLRDPVDRFCGASRFYRADGAPLDPADLWLARCLAGRQPVGGEVVRLERPYGSRRDVLAHAAPLFDAAGQLFGVVSVLWDVTETLALQEKLRQSEERFRRLAESSATAIFVYAGEHFVYVNPAACTLTGRTETELLQTRFWEVVHPDHRELVRQRGLARQRGESVPTRYEFKILRKDGSERWIDFAASAILWEGRPAAIGSAIDITERKRAEEALRESETRNRIIANLVSDYAYIFRVTPGGELIGEWVTDSFTRVFGLTLEQVIARGGWQTLVHPEDLPKTLEHARRVASGHRDVCEMRWVTATGEVRWLRDYAEPVFDETGTRVVRVYGASQDITEQRLAEERLVRLNRTYAVLSQINQLLVRERRPAALLEGACRIAVHTGGFVMACAALREPRGGPLRVVASAGADPDTLWIVQRFLEDAALGCTLTREALAGGHPVVCNDIATAPEAEPWRAAALARGYRAMASLPILVEGQVQGVFNLYAATAGFFDAEEIQLLEELAQDLGFALEAQAKEEARRAAEARLAASEERFRQLAATVEDCFWIKDAASGQFLYISPAFERIWQVPLQQLLENPKVWMHYVHPEDRERVEHFLSRLGNGSGTRDLEYRIVRPDGRVRWVRSRIYPAAGAGPRVERWVGVTRDITRERELEQQLLQAQKMEAVGRLAGGVAHDFNNILTTILMQAELLSEEASLTPEVREGLRQIHAAAERAANLTRQLLLFSRRQVLQLRTLDLNESVTGLAKMLRRIIGEDIRLQLDLHPAPLWLRADAGMLDQVLLNLAVNARDAMPRGGRLFIQTSELTVGPETVEHQPSARPGRYAVLRVQDEGCGIPPEVLSHIFEPFFTTKEPGKGTGLGLATVYGIVQQHHGWIEVETAVGQGTTFTIHLPLAGEPTTANRAEARATPPGGTETVLLVEDDEALRRLTHAALERYGYRVWSARDAEEALEIWNRHGSDIQLLITDLVMPGPMNGRELARQLQAQKPALRVILISGYSQELAGHTLDLAPGQAFLSKPFQPDALLERIRQVLDAK
- a CDS encoding response regulator, which translates into the protein MRILLIEDNEANRYLATYLLEKAGHEIRHAPTGPAALSLAAVEQFDLILLDIQLPGMDGYEVARALRRLPGLRSIPIVAVTSYAMVGDREKALAAGCTGYIEKPINPDTFVREVEAYVGVPAAETPRRDRSNAP
- a CDS encoding sensor histidine kinase encodes the protein MGFGVLCMVTLVVTFGWLRREVNLRCRHEDALQKANRSLETALARAREADRLKSAFLAVMSHELRTPLNSILGFTGVLLKELPGPLNEEQRKQLTIVRDNARHLLDLINDVLDLSKIEAGQMKVASAPYSVREVVTRAVEAVRPRVESKGLAMELALHPAVDRAVGDARRVEQILLNFLANAVRFTEQGRIRVWVDLVESARELRFRVEDKGCGIAAENLERIFQPFEQLQTGPGRPHEGTGLGLAICRRLADLLGGRIEVHSQPGQGSVFTLLLPVEPRGDPGASEARSTGPGS
- a CDS encoding M50 family metallopeptidase, with product MARWLKALVAVFLLPLCVGAFQTLARVISASGGMATFWLPFLCGAACWVVVFWLLPRPMWLYVFGHELTHALAAWLCGGRVKRMRVSARGGHVLVSKTNWWVTLAPYFVPIYVVLVLVGFGLGHLLWGWGRHPEWLYLFLGAAYAFHVTLTWQVLQTRQPDITSQGWFFSLVIIVLGNLLVPMLGLGLLTGAVPLGTVLGWWWQETARVWLWLSRVI